One Gossypium raimondii isolate GPD5lz chromosome 3, ASM2569854v1, whole genome shotgun sequence genomic window carries:
- the LOC105793767 gene encoding allene oxide synthase 1, chloroplastic, producing MASVSLPFTSVHLQCQAIVRPVRASVSGKPSVSEPPVTTLSEKLPLKKIPGNYGIPFVGPIKDRLDYFYNQGRDEFFKSKIQKYQSTVFRTNMPPGPFISPDPKVIALLDGKSFPVLFDVSKIEKKDLFTGTYMPSIDLTGGYRILSYLDPSEPKHAKLKQLIFFLLKSSAKRVIPEFEACYTELYDTLDKELAEKGKSSFQTVNDQAGFNFLCRAFFRSNPPDTKLGDDGPSLISKWVFFQLGPVLSLGLPKYVEELVIRTFPLPPFLVKKDYQRLYDFFYHSSGFVQDEAEKLGISREEVCHNLLFATCFNTFGGMKIFFPNMLKWISRAGVKLHTDLAQEIRSAIRSNGGKLTMAAMEQMPLMKSVVYEGLRIEPPVPSQYGRAKKDLLIESHDAVYQVKAGEMLYGYQPFATKDPKIFENPEEFVPNRFMGDDGERLLKHVLWSNGPETEDPTTANKQCAGKDFVVLVSRLFVVELFRRYDSFEIEVGKSPLGAAVTVTSLKRASF from the coding sequence ATGGCATCTGTTTCTTTACCTTTTACATCTGTTCATCTGCAATGTCAGGCTATTGTCCGGCCGGTTAGAGCCTCAGTGTCGGGGAAGCCATCCGTATCAGAGCCGCCCGTGACGACGCTTTCCGAAAAGCTTCCGCTGAAGAAAATCCCAGGGAATTATGGGATTCCTTTTGTTGGTCCAATCAAAGACCGACTTGACTATTTCTACAACCAAGGTCGAGATGAATTTTTCAAGTCAAAAATCCAGAAATACCAGTCAACGGTGTTTCGGACCAACATGCCACCCGGTCCTTTCATCTCTCCCGACCCAAAGGTAATCGCCTTACTCGACGGTAAGAGTTTCCCTGTTCTTTTCGATGTGTCCaagattgaaaaaaaagacCTTTTCACCGGTACTTACATGCCCTCAATCGACCTCACCGGCGGCTACCGGATCCTGTCTTATCTCGACCCTTCCGAGCCAAAACACGCCAAGCTCAAACAACTTATCTTTTTTCTCCTCAAGTCTAGCGCAAAACGAGTGATACCTGAGTTTGAAGCTTGTTACACCGAGTTATACGATACGTTAGACAAAGAACTTGCCGAGAAAGGCAAAAGCAGTTTTCAGACAGTGAATGATCAAGCTGGGTTTAACTTCTTGTGTAGGGCTTTCTTCCGTTCGAACCCGCCTGATACTAAACTAGGAGATGACGGTCCAAGTTTGATTAGtaaatgggtatttttccaactCGGACCGGTTCTGTCTCTTGGTCTCCCAAAATATGTGGAAGAACTTGTAATCCGTACTTTTCCTCTTCCGCCATTTCTGGTTAAAAAAGATTACCAGAGACTTTACGATTTTTTCTACCACTCATCTGGTTTCGTTCAAGATGAAGCTGAGAAACTGGGTATCTCGCGAGAAGAAGTTTGCCATAATCTGTTATTCGCCACGTGCTTTAATACCTTCGGTGGCATGAAGATTTTCTTCCCCAACATGCTAAAGTGGATTAGCAGGGCTGGAGTCAAATTACATACTGATTTAGCACAAGAGATCAGATCAGCCATCAGATCCAACGGTGGGAAACTCACCATGGCCGCCATGGAACAGATGCCATTGATGAAATCCGTTGTATACGAAGGGCTCCGGATCGAACCTCCGGTTCCGTCACAGTACGGGAGAGCAAAGAAAGATCTCTTGATCGAGAGCCACGACGCCGTTTACCAGGTGAAAGCAGGGGAGATGTTGTACGGGTACCAACCTTTTGCAACAAAAGACCCGAAAATATTCGAGAATCCGGAGGAATTTGTCCCAAACAGGTTCATGGGTGACGATGGAGAGAGGCTGTTAAAGCACGTGCTTTGGTCGAATGGACCCGAAACTGAAGATCCAACGACGGCAAACAAACAGTGTGCCGGCAAGGATTTCGTGGTGCTGGTGTCTCGGCTTTTCGTAGTGGAACTGTTCAGACGTTACGATTCGTTCGAGATCGAAGTTGGTAAGTCGCCATTGGGAGCTGCAGTTACTGTAACCTCATTGAAGAGGGCAAGCttttag